One stretch of Eupeodes corollae chromosome 2, idEupCoro1.1, whole genome shotgun sequence DNA includes these proteins:
- the LOC129947424 gene encoding uncharacterized protein LOC129947424, which produces MAKTTNKAQYERLYELMSERADLAQGYTKLPKEEVQNFWEKVKGELNSLGPPLKDASIWRKVWFDWKSYIKRKLVYNKKETKATGGGEYRQHSFSKLEEAVIELTGLKTSTAGIKNTHSFGTEITRQCPEVETNTQTEKQSPDNTAELIDVSMTSDGGVHLENVPRKVEDSANLLRQQIELQKSFYAKTEKFYESQSKLAEDVVYNTKRVYRALDKLSDIKERQVAETIRHNKVQEKLLEQKFDVNLDDLD; this is translated from the exons at ggCAAAAACGACAAACAAGGCGCAATATGAAAGGCTCTATGAGCTAATGAGCGAAAGAGCAGATCTGGCGCAAGGCTACACAAAACTGCCAAAAGAAGAAGTACAAAACTTCTGGGAAAAAGTCAAAGGCGAACTGAATAGTCTTGGGCCACCTCTAAAAGATGCCTCAATATGGAGAAAA GTATGGTTTGATTGGAAGTCCTATATTAAAAGGAAGCttgtttacaacaaaaaagaaacaaaagcaaCTGGTGGTGGGGAGTATAGGCAGcattccttctcaaaacttGAAGAAGCTGTTATAGAGCTCACGGGACTAAAAACATCAACAGCAGGAATCAAGAACACTCATTCTTTTGGAACTGAGATCACTCGCCAGTGTCCCGAGGTTGAAACCAATACGCAAACGGAGAAGCAAAGTCCTGATAATACGGCCGAGCTCATAGATGTTTCTATGACATCCGATGGAGGAGTACATCTGGAAAACGTCCCTCGAAAAGTTGAAGATTCGGCAAATCTTTTGAGGCAGCAGATAGAActccaaaaaagtttttatgcaaaaactgaaaagttttatgaaagccAATCAAAATTGGCAGAAGATGTGGTGTATAACACTAAACGGGTGTATAGAGCTCTGGATAAGCTTTCTGATATAAAAGAGAGACAAGTTGCCGAAACAATCAGACACAATAAAGTGCAAGAAAAGCTCCTTGAGCAAAAATTCGATGTCAACCTAGATGATTTAGACTAA
- the LOC129948584 gene encoding putative nuclease HARBI1: MDSLAFAIIAITEEATLKKKKLKVQRKILRDACNPFELNDQIFQRNFRLNKAAFKYVLDLLKQEYDPGVFSSSISLICRLAAVLRFLGEGGYQLGVGNDYEVGMAQSTFSSNLTNVLKALERRLCHLWIQLEMTETEKRQAKREFYSRASFPGVIMCVDGTHINIVAPSEEKGLYYNRKGQFSINAMLICDNNLKIRCVDARYPGSNHDSHIWNLSSAKTYFQRKYQEGDRNSWLLGDAGYPLEPWLMTPYRSAEAESAKAITTQDTAKLATL; encoded by the exons ATGGATTCATTGGCCTTTGCAATTATTGCCATCACTGAAGAAGctacattaaaaaagaaaaaactaaaagttcaaagaaaaattctCAGAGATGCTTGTAATCCATTTGAGTTAAACGACCAAAT atttcaaagaaattttcgtCTAAATAAAGCAGCATTCAAGTATGTTTTGGATCTGTTGAAACAGGAGTATGACCCTGGGGTTTTCTCTTCTTCAATATCCCTGATTTGTCGACTCGCAGCTGTCCTAAGATTCTTGGGAGAAGGTGGATATCAACTTGGTGTTGGAAATGATTACGAAGTTGGTATGGCACAGTCCACTTTTTCCTCAAATTTGACAAACGTTTTGAAGGCTCTCGAAAGACGTCTATGTCATTTGTGGATTCAGCTTGAGATGACCGAGACAGAAAAGCGACAAGCAAAAAGGGAATTCTATTCTAGGGCAAGTTTTCCGGGTGTGATTATGTGTGTTGATGGGACCCACATTAATATTGTTGCTCCATCAGAAGAAAAGGGATTATACTATAACCGTAAAGGTCAATTTAGTATTAATGCTATGTTG ATTTGTGacaacaatttgaaaataaggtGCGTTGACGCTCGATATCCAGGATCAAACCACGATTCCCACATATGGAATTTGAGCAGCGCaaaaacatatttccaaagaaaaTATCAGGAAGGCGATAGGAATTCTTGGCTTCtag GTGATGCTGGCTACCCGCTGGAACCTTGGCTTATGACGCCATATCGGTCTGCCGAAGCCGAAAGTGCAAAAGCAATTACAACACAAGACACAGCAAAACTCGCAACGCTGTAG